A region of Paraburkholderia sp. BL23I1N1 DNA encodes the following proteins:
- the bktB gene encoding beta-ketothiolase BktB, translating into MQREVVIVSGVRTAIGKFGGSLKDVPPTELAALVVREVLARAQLAGDQVGHVVFGNVIATEPKDMYMARVAAINGGVSEAAPALTVNRLCGSGLQAIISAAQTILLGDADVAIGGGAENMSRAPYVTPDTRFGVRMGDARLIDMMLGALNDPFHTVPMGITAENVAQKYGITREQQDALAVESHRRAARAIAEGRFKEQIVPVVRRVKGKDVSFDTDEHVRPDVSLDDLSGMRPAFQKTGGTVTAANASGINDAAAAVLMMERGAAEQRGLKPLARLVSYAHAGVDPLYMGIGPVPATRIALERAGLDIQDIDVIEANEAFAAQACAVAQELKLDADKVNPNGSGISLGHPIGATGALITVKAIHELKRINGRFALVTMCIGGGQGIAAIFENLQ; encoded by the coding sequence GTGCAAAGAGAAGTCGTTATTGTGAGTGGTGTGCGCACCGCCATTGGCAAGTTCGGTGGAAGCCTGAAAGACGTACCGCCAACGGAGCTTGCAGCACTGGTAGTGCGCGAGGTATTGGCGCGGGCCCAGCTTGCCGGCGACCAGGTGGGACACGTTGTTTTCGGCAATGTCATTGCGACCGAACCCAAAGACATGTACATGGCGCGTGTGGCCGCCATTAACGGCGGTGTCTCCGAGGCAGCGCCGGCACTAACCGTGAACCGCCTGTGCGGTTCCGGATTGCAGGCCATCATCTCCGCCGCGCAAACCATTCTGCTCGGTGACGCCGACGTCGCCATTGGCGGCGGCGCGGAAAACATGAGCCGCGCGCCTTACGTGACACCCGACACACGCTTTGGCGTACGAATGGGTGATGCACGTCTGATCGACATGATGCTGGGCGCGCTGAACGACCCCTTCCATACGGTTCCGATGGGGATCACCGCAGAAAATGTCGCCCAGAAATATGGCATCACGCGCGAGCAGCAGGATGCATTGGCGGTGGAATCGCACCGTCGGGCAGCGCGCGCGATCGCCGAAGGGCGCTTCAAGGAGCAGATCGTTCCTGTGGTGCGTCGAGTCAAGGGGAAAGACGTGTCGTTCGACACGGACGAACACGTGCGTCCGGACGTCTCCCTCGACGACCTTTCCGGTATGCGACCCGCTTTCCAGAAGACCGGTGGCACCGTGACGGCAGCCAACGCATCCGGTATCAATGACGCTGCCGCCGCCGTCCTGATGATGGAGCGCGGTGCTGCCGAACAACGCGGGCTCAAGCCGCTGGCCCGCCTCGTGTCCTACGCTCATGCCGGCGTGGATCCGCTCTACATGGGCATCGGTCCCGTGCCGGCCACGCGCATCGCGCTTGAACGCGCGGGCCTGGATATTCAGGACATCGACGTGATCGAGGCGAACGAAGCGTTCGCCGCGCAAGCCTGCGCCGTCGCCCAGGAGCTCAAGCTCGACGCCGACAAGGTAAATCCCAACGGGTCCGGCATTTCCCTGGGTCATCCGATCGGCGCAACGGGCGCGTTGATCACCGTCAAGGCTATCCACGAACTGAAGCGTATTAACGGCCGCTTCGCGCTGGTGACCATGTGCATCGGTGGCGGTCAGGGTATCGCGGCTATTTTCGAAAATCTTCAATAG
- a CDS encoding LuxR C-terminal-related transcriptional regulator, translating to MELTLKISPPRTSRHMLARTRLSSGSERFRDRPVAIVQAPPGFGKTSLLVQWRHEHLMRGCVVAWLSLDARDGPRRLFVDLTLAVRAGSGRAAFGKHLLEGGAAPDAPLDAITAWLAEVARTAFDIVLILDEVEALAQASHEALVYLFEHLPANLRVVLASRGGYDRLIARLIPYGLCTAVDAATLRFRLDETLSLLGNRFGTDVDADTSARLHDLTEGWPLGLQLALDTIVDSHDPVAGIHAFESSTGDVPKRFVNALFERLDSDDTHFLTLVSIVDLLHGDLCTALSGFPDARQRLQRLAAETPLLCNAQGRSGWYRLHAMAREVLRERLADLPHDGLTRLHLCAMHWLADNGMTEAAARHALACGEEETAYRLAQRSLHEAVTQGRLVDVAGWHEWLPEAVLERHPQLRLAIAWALAMSDRHQDAEAQARAILASTQPDEATRYEIDLILSAAAYFADDPDRAGFLMDKWGDTSPVGDAWLQQVHANRLAARALMNGDYAAARGLQRRALHGKTSAACRYVSQWRDYMTGLGYLFEGQMLLAERTLRPALERADTELGRRHPFSCIIAALLATTRFKRGDFAEATSMLANRLDVLERRGTPDAVILAYRTAARIAVAAGMEHRAVDLLGTLDAIGAMREMPRLRVASLTEQIRLHSGRFRSATCQTLVRQLDRIVARHAVSDAPVTHRTLVLHQEISHAYAAIAAQDWRTAGHALSRAQRGAEEISLGAARVDIMTLRAFVLDRAGESATALLREAVCLGAACGMKLVPIDLHPAIALWIDAADGAVRLASSPEPPLSTVTTTPAPERRDSLRATPSTALTPKERHVLELVTRHLTNKEIALAMGIGQEKVKWHLKNLFIKLDATSRKQIVCRAQLMGLLQEAA from the coding sequence ATGGAACTCACCCTCAAGATCAGTCCACCGCGAACCTCGCGGCACATGCTTGCCCGCACGCGCCTGAGCTCGGGCAGCGAGCGCTTTCGTGACCGGCCAGTGGCGATCGTACAGGCACCGCCAGGCTTCGGCAAAACCTCGCTCCTGGTGCAATGGCGCCACGAGCATTTGATGCGGGGCTGCGTAGTCGCGTGGCTCTCGCTCGACGCACGCGACGGTCCGAGGCGTCTGTTCGTGGACCTGACGCTTGCCGTGCGCGCGGGCTCCGGGCGGGCAGCATTCGGCAAACACCTGCTCGAAGGCGGCGCGGCGCCCGATGCGCCGCTCGACGCGATCACGGCCTGGCTGGCCGAGGTCGCGCGCACGGCATTCGATATCGTTCTGATACTCGACGAAGTAGAAGCGCTTGCGCAGGCGAGCCACGAAGCGCTGGTTTACCTGTTCGAGCACCTGCCCGCCAATCTGCGCGTCGTACTTGCCTCGCGCGGCGGATACGACAGGCTTATCGCGCGCCTGATCCCCTATGGCCTGTGCACGGCGGTCGACGCCGCCACGCTTCGCTTTCGCCTCGACGAAACCCTCTCGCTGCTCGGCAATCGGTTTGGCACCGATGTCGATGCCGACACGAGCGCAAGATTGCACGACCTTACGGAGGGCTGGCCGCTCGGCCTGCAACTCGCGCTCGACACGATCGTCGATTCGCACGATCCGGTCGCGGGCATCCACGCTTTCGAGAGCAGCACCGGCGACGTCCCGAAACGGTTCGTGAATGCGCTTTTTGAGAGGCTCGACAGCGACGACACCCATTTCCTCACGCTCGTCTCGATCGTCGACCTGCTGCACGGGGACCTTTGCACTGCGCTCTCAGGATTTCCCGATGCAAGGCAACGGTTACAGCGCCTGGCGGCCGAGACCCCGCTTCTTTGCAACGCGCAGGGTCGCAGCGGTTGGTACCGGCTGCACGCCATGGCGCGCGAGGTGCTGCGCGAACGCCTCGCCGATCTACCTCACGACGGGCTGACTCGCTTGCATTTGTGTGCCATGCACTGGCTGGCCGACAATGGCATGACCGAGGCGGCAGCGCGGCACGCATTGGCGTGTGGCGAGGAGGAGACTGCCTATCGGCTCGCGCAACGAAGCCTGCATGAAGCCGTGACCCAGGGCCGCCTTGTTGACGTGGCCGGGTGGCACGAATGGCTGCCTGAAGCGGTGCTGGAACGGCATCCGCAATTGCGCCTCGCCATCGCATGGGCACTCGCCATGAGCGACCGGCACCAGGACGCCGAGGCACAAGCTCGAGCCATACTGGCGAGCACGCAGCCAGACGAGGCGACACGCTATGAAATCGATCTGATTCTAAGCGCCGCCGCGTATTTCGCCGACGATCCCGATCGCGCAGGATTCCTGATGGACAAATGGGGCGACACGTCTCCGGTAGGCGACGCGTGGCTGCAACAGGTACACGCAAACCGGCTTGCCGCTCGGGCGCTCATGAACGGCGATTACGCGGCGGCCCGTGGATTGCAGCGGCGCGCTCTGCATGGAAAAACCAGTGCCGCCTGTCGATACGTGAGTCAATGGCGTGACTACATGACCGGCCTCGGGTATCTGTTCGAAGGGCAAATGCTGCTAGCGGAACGCACACTGCGCCCGGCGCTCGAACGTGCCGACACGGAGCTGGGCCGGCGGCACCCGTTTTCCTGCATCATCGCCGCACTTCTCGCCACGACCCGATTCAAACGAGGCGACTTCGCGGAAGCGACGTCCATGCTCGCAAACCGCCTCGACGTGCTCGAACGCCGGGGCACGCCCGACGCCGTGATCCTCGCATACCGCACAGCGGCGCGCATCGCGGTCGCGGCGGGTATGGAGCACCGCGCCGTCGACCTGCTTGGCACGCTGGATGCCATCGGCGCCATGCGCGAGATGCCGAGGCTGCGCGTGGCAAGCTTGACGGAGCAGATCCGCTTGCACAGTGGCCGCTTCCGTTCCGCCACATGCCAGACACTTGTCCGGCAACTCGACCGAATCGTCGCGAGGCACGCGGTATCCGATGCGCCCGTTACACATCGCACCCTGGTCTTGCATCAGGAGATTAGCCACGCTTACGCGGCTATCGCCGCTCAGGACTGGCGTACGGCCGGGCACGCGCTCAGTCGCGCGCAACGGGGCGCCGAAGAGATCAGCCTTGGTGCGGCGCGCGTCGATATCATGACGTTGCGCGCCTTTGTTCTGGATCGCGCCGGGGAATCGGCTACCGCGCTGCTGCGTGAGGCCGTGTGCCTCGGAGCGGCGTGCGGGATGAAGCTGGTGCCTATCGACCTGCATCCCGCCATCGCTCTCTGGATAGACGCAGCCGACGGCGCAGTGCGCCTTGCTTCGTCTCCTGAACCGCCATTGTCGACCGTGACCACAACACCGGCGCCCGAGCGTCGTGATAGCCTGCGCGCGACCCCCAGCACGGCCTTGACACCGAAGGAGCGTCACGTGCTGGAACTGGTTACCCGCCACCTCACCAATAAAGAAATCGCACTCGCCATGGGGATTGGCCAGGAGAAGGTGAAGTGGCATCTGAAGAACCTCTTCATCAAGCTCGACGCAACGTCGCGCAAACAGATTGTTTGCCGGGCTCAGCTTATGGGCCTGCTGCAAGAAGCCGCCTGA
- a CDS encoding porin yields MTLRTTGLVAFLAFAGAAQAQSSVTLYGTVDSGLLWQDTSASGAAPFLPNSKLNPNTGSVFRLKDGGIYSSVYGLKGTEDIGGGYTVNFRLQGSFDSGTGKFQLSDTAGTPALFNQIAEVGISGAFGRIDAGRQLAPMAYAFAETDVRNAQFFGSVLTAWLTMNTVGGWPGNSTNGQIGALYDSNALVYNSPSFYGISAALEYAPGGVAGQIQGGTRESAVLKYSNYGLTAAAVYYNGHDASPYTYAAPTTAAPATGLNNNRFVYFGAKYTWRNLSVSGSFSNGRNPANENGTPKLFAVSGDFNMWTGGIGYRFSPAFDITSGVYYVKDEKHSQNQSTAYVLGADYNLSKSTMLYAEFGYVSNRGAMNQELVYGQPTAVGMNTAAGMLGIRHSF; encoded by the coding sequence ATGACCTTGAGAACCACCGGGCTGGTAGCATTTTTGGCATTTGCTGGTGCCGCACAGGCCCAATCATCCGTTACGCTGTACGGCACAGTCGACTCGGGCCTGCTCTGGCAGGATACCTCCGCATCAGGAGCCGCCCCCTTCCTCCCGAACAGCAAACTTAACCCGAACACCGGATCCGTGTTCCGGCTCAAGGACGGCGGCATCTACTCCAGCGTCTACGGCTTGAAGGGTACGGAGGACATCGGCGGCGGCTACACGGTCAACTTCCGGCTCCAGGGGTCGTTTGACAGTGGCACCGGCAAGTTCCAGCTAAGCGATACCGCGGGTACCCCTGCGCTGTTCAACCAGATTGCAGAAGTCGGCATATCGGGGGCCTTCGGCCGGATTGACGCGGGTCGGCAACTCGCTCCGATGGCTTACGCGTTTGCGGAAACAGACGTGCGCAACGCGCAGTTCTTCGGTAGCGTTCTGACCGCGTGGCTCACCATGAACACGGTGGGCGGGTGGCCTGGCAACAGCACGAATGGCCAGATCGGCGCACTGTATGACAGCAATGCGCTGGTCTACAATTCGCCATCGTTCTATGGCATATCAGCCGCGCTGGAATACGCACCGGGCGGCGTGGCCGGCCAGATCCAGGGCGGCACGCGTGAGTCGGCAGTGCTCAAGTATTCGAACTACGGTCTGACTGCCGCAGCTGTCTACTACAATGGACACGACGCCAGTCCCTATACCTATGCGGCGCCCACTACCGCGGCTCCTGCAACCGGCCTGAACAACAACCGCTTCGTCTACTTCGGCGCGAAGTACACGTGGCGCAACCTGTCCGTCTCCGGGTCCTTCAGCAACGGACGCAACCCGGCAAACGAGAACGGCACCCCCAAACTTTTCGCCGTATCGGGGGACTTCAACATGTGGACGGGTGGCATCGGGTATCGCTTCTCACCGGCGTTCGATATCACGTCGGGCGTCTACTACGTGAAGGACGAAAAGCACTCCCAAAACCAGTCGACCGCGTATGTGCTGGGCGCCGACTACAACCTGTCCAAGAGCACCATGCTTTATGCCGAGTTCGGCTACGTGTCGAACCGTGGCGCGATGAACCAGGAGCTTGTCTACGGTCAACCTACCGCAGTCGGCATGAACACCGCTGCCGGCATGCTCGGCATTCGTCACTCCTTCTAA
- a CDS encoding methyl-accepting chemotaxis protein encodes MNKFRIKTRLITLVAVLLALVLLTSVMGTIRLRQADASIETIYNDRVVCPDQLKGANPQIEEARHEYTEAHHMVKRFMVVNGLVTELTLCAAVLTCWMLIRSITNPLSEAVKIAETVASGDLTSTISVTGRDETSELLTALKHMNDRLVDIVGGVRSSSEAIGSATKQIAAGSIDLSSRTEQQAASLEETAASMEQLTGTVRHNADNARHATALAGNASDIAARGNEVVERVVGTMSEISESSARIADIIGIIEGIAFQTNILALNAAVEAARAGEQGRGFAVVAQEVRALAQRSSSAAKEIKELIGTSVVRVAAGTGLVGEAGRTMQEITTAVSRVTDIMSEIAAASDEQSKGIDQVGQAVTQMDEVTQQNAALVEEAAAAAQSLQDQALKLNAAVAVFSMV; translated from the coding sequence GTGAACAAATTCCGCATCAAGACCCGATTGATCACACTTGTTGCTGTTCTGCTTGCGCTCGTGTTGCTGACCTCTGTCATGGGCACCATTCGCCTGCGGCAGGCCGATGCCTCGATCGAGACCATTTACAACGATCGCGTGGTTTGTCCTGATCAACTCAAAGGGGCCAATCCGCAGATCGAAGAGGCTCGGCACGAATACACCGAGGCGCATCACATGGTCAAACGGTTCATGGTGGTGAACGGGCTTGTGACAGAACTCACACTCTGTGCCGCTGTGCTGACTTGCTGGATGCTGATACGCTCGATTACAAACCCGCTTTCTGAAGCGGTAAAGATTGCGGAAACCGTAGCATCCGGCGACCTGACATCGACAATCTCCGTGACCGGACGCGATGAAACAAGCGAGTTGCTGACCGCCCTTAAGCATATGAACGATCGTCTGGTTGATATCGTGGGTGGAGTGCGCTCAAGCAGTGAGGCTATCGGGTCCGCCACGAAGCAGATCGCGGCAGGAAGCATTGACCTCTCCTCTCGCACAGAACAGCAGGCAGCCTCTCTCGAAGAAACGGCCGCCAGCATGGAGCAGCTAACAGGTACCGTCCGGCACAATGCCGACAATGCACGTCATGCGACTGCCCTGGCTGGCAACGCGTCTGACATTGCAGCCCGCGGTAACGAGGTCGTGGAGCGCGTGGTTGGAACAATGAGCGAGATCAGCGAGAGCTCCGCGCGGATCGCCGACATCATTGGAATAATCGAGGGCATCGCTTTCCAGACCAACATTCTCGCGCTCAACGCCGCGGTTGAAGCGGCACGCGCAGGTGAACAGGGGCGCGGTTTCGCGGTCGTTGCGCAGGAAGTTCGCGCGCTCGCTCAGCGCTCGTCCAGCGCCGCCAAGGAAATCAAGGAATTGATAGGCACGTCGGTTGTCCGCGTGGCAGCAGGCACCGGGCTTGTCGGCGAAGCCGGGCGCACAATGCAGGAGATCACTACAGCCGTGTCTCGTGTGACGGATATCATGAGCGAAATCGCAGCAGCATCGGACGAGCAGAGTAAGGGTATCGATCAGGTTGGACAGGCAGTCACGCAGATGGACGAAGTCACGCAGCAGAACGCCGCTCTCGTCGAAGAGGCAGCCGCAGCAGCACAATCATTGCAGGATCAGGCGCTCAAACTCAATGCGGCCGTAGCGGTCTTCAGCATGGTGTGA
- a CDS encoding LysR family transcriptional regulator translates to MKNGSDEPRENGPNALSTRSLRYLHEIEIHGGVRAAADALGINASVISRQVSQLEREHGVTMLERRGRRVALTEVGLGLVEHYRESCRRDAQMLAQLEDYRGLRRGRLGVGVGEGRMETLIATVLEPFSVQFPDIMIELRSGTTAEIVTMVRNGDADLGLCTGGGNDPAIRTRTFRAAPCCALVSPHHPLAAKRTIHFRQLQDERLIFMPAHYKVQQYVDSILRADRLNLTPSYRCDRLSAALAIAAAGLGVAFMSTDAARLYLEAGKLVALEIDHPIAREFNSQVIRRVGGRLSPAAEALWKQLIQAMKGR, encoded by the coding sequence ATGAAGAATGGTTCAGATGAGCCTCGCGAGAACGGCCCCAACGCGCTGAGCACCCGAAGTTTGCGGTATCTGCATGAGATTGAGATTCACGGCGGCGTGCGTGCGGCAGCGGACGCGCTGGGCATCAACGCGTCCGTTATCAGCCGCCAGGTGTCGCAGCTTGAGCGCGAGCATGGCGTCACGATGCTTGAGCGGCGTGGCCGGCGCGTGGCGCTGACCGAGGTCGGCCTCGGCCTTGTTGAGCATTACCGTGAGAGTTGCCGGCGCGACGCCCAGATGCTCGCCCAACTGGAGGACTATCGCGGACTGCGACGTGGGCGGCTGGGCGTTGGCGTTGGAGAGGGGCGCATGGAGACGCTGATTGCGACCGTGCTTGAACCGTTCAGCGTTCAATTCCCCGACATCATGATAGAACTGCGCAGCGGCACGACGGCGGAAATCGTCACCATGGTGCGCAACGGCGACGCAGACCTGGGGCTCTGCACGGGCGGCGGCAACGACCCGGCGATACGGACCCGCACGTTCCGTGCGGCGCCGTGTTGCGCGCTGGTGAGTCCGCATCATCCGCTCGCGGCCAAACGGACGATCCACTTCAGGCAGTTACAGGACGAACGCCTGATTTTCATGCCTGCCCACTACAAGGTTCAACAATACGTCGACTCGATCCTCCGTGCCGATCGACTCAATCTGACGCCGTCCTATCGGTGCGATCGTCTCTCGGCCGCGCTGGCGATCGCAGCGGCTGGGCTAGGGGTGGCTTTCATGTCGACGGATGCGGCCAGGCTTTATCTGGAAGCGGGAAAACTTGTGGCACTGGAAATCGACCATCCCATTGCGCGTGAATTCAATAGCCAGGTGATAAGACGCGTAGGCGGGCGCCTGTCACCCGCGGCCGAAGCGCTTTGGAAGCAGCTTATTCAGGCAATGAAAGGCCGCTAG
- a CDS encoding M20 aminoacylase family protein: protein MRSTRTWCTLDETRDLAEELKDIRHHLHQQPELAYEEFQTSDFVAETLERWGYDVTRGLAGTGMVASLKAGSSSRGVAVRADMDALKIAEQTGLPYASVRPGQMHACGHDGHTTMVLGAARHLARTRRFDGTVHLVFQPAEEIGGSNSGASRMIADGLFERFPCDAIFGLHNHPGYPAGTFMFRSGQFMSASDIVDIVIRGRSGHAARPHLAIDPVMIGAMLVVALQSIVARNVDPMQTAVVTVGAFNAGHAANAIPEKAHLRLSVRSFDPEVRQQLETRIRALAQSIAEGHGAEVEINYVAGYPTVINSAAETELAAQVARELVGDACVIDPFERIAGSEDFAFYLQHKPGCFLRLGNGEGAPMLHNASYDFNDQNLTVGAAYWTRLVERFLAPGQPGL from the coding sequence ATGCGATCAACCCGTACCTGGTGCACCCTCGACGAAACGAGAGACCTCGCAGAGGAACTGAAAGACATCCGTCATCATTTGCACCAGCAACCCGAACTGGCTTACGAAGAGTTTCAGACCTCGGATTTCGTCGCAGAAACGCTTGAGCGCTGGGGTTACGACGTGACACGCGGCCTGGCGGGAACCGGTATGGTGGCGTCGCTGAAAGCCGGATCGTCGAGCCGCGGGGTCGCTGTCCGGGCGGATATGGACGCGCTGAAAATCGCCGAGCAAACCGGGCTGCCCTACGCCAGTGTCAGGCCAGGGCAGATGCACGCGTGCGGTCACGACGGTCACACAACAATGGTCCTGGGCGCTGCCCGTCATCTTGCGCGCACCCGCCGGTTCGACGGCACCGTTCATCTGGTGTTTCAACCCGCCGAGGAGATCGGCGGTTCAAACAGCGGCGCAAGCCGGATGATTGCCGACGGCCTGTTCGAGCGGTTTCCATGCGATGCGATTTTCGGATTGCACAATCATCCGGGTTACCCCGCAGGCACCTTCATGTTCCGAAGCGGCCAGTTCATGTCGGCCTCCGACATTGTGGACATCGTCATACGCGGACGCAGTGGCCATGCGGCACGCCCCCACCTCGCGATCGATCCCGTGATGATTGGTGCCATGCTGGTCGTCGCGCTCCAGTCGATCGTAGCGCGCAATGTAGATCCCATGCAGACGGCCGTGGTGACCGTGGGGGCGTTCAACGCGGGGCACGCCGCTAATGCGATCCCCGAAAAAGCACACTTGCGTCTGAGCGTGCGATCGTTCGACCCCGAGGTGCGTCAGCAACTTGAGACACGCATCCGTGCACTGGCGCAATCCATTGCGGAAGGTCATGGCGCAGAAGTCGAGATCAACTATGTAGCCGGTTACCCGACGGTCATCAACAGCGCGGCCGAGACTGAACTGGCGGCGCAAGTGGCGCGAGAGCTGGTGGGCGATGCATGCGTCATCGATCCATTCGAACGGATAGCCGGCAGCGAAGACTTCGCGTTCTATTTGCAACACAAGCCCGGATGCTTCCTGCGGCTGGGAAACGGCGAAGGCGCACCCATGCTGCACAACGCTTCCTATGATTTCAACGACCAGAACCTGACCGTAGGCGCGGCCTACTGGACGCGACTCGTCGAACGCTTTCTCGCGCCGGGTCAACCCGGTCTATAA
- a CDS encoding MFS transporter: MSATSSSTATSPTTSSSTSSTRIVIAATVGNLLEFYDFTVYSFFTLTIAKVFFPASDPIVSTLLALSAFAIGFLARPLGGFVLGHYADKRGRRAALTLTIFLMAIGSAVIALAPSYASIGLAAPVLVILARLLQGFAQGGEFGAATATLLETGSDSARGFRASWQLASQGAAALLGSGTAALLTYSLTDSQLLDWGWRVPFLIGTLIMPVGIYLRRHVVDEPHQAHAEKIAVFEPALVRKWFLVVFTIMGTTVATYVLTYYIPVYSTQYLKLPHKLSMLTSIGAAICSLALCPIWGALSDKLQRRKPLIVYGRLALIALLHPAFWLMNQFPILPVVVGMVIIMMFFYTMGSAPAYALMPENFPKHARAGYLGSAYAVAVASFGGTAQLVAAWLIKVTGNVMAPAWYMIACLAISLLAACMLTETGNTNLRQ, encoded by the coding sequence ATGTCAGCCACATCCTCATCGACTGCCACGTCCCCAACTACGTCCAGTTCCACCTCCTCGACCCGAATCGTCATTGCTGCCACCGTCGGCAACCTGCTCGAGTTTTACGACTTTACGGTCTACAGTTTCTTCACTTTGACAATCGCCAAAGTGTTTTTCCCGGCGAGCGATCCGATTGTCTCCACGCTACTTGCGCTTTCCGCATTTGCGATCGGATTTCTGGCTCGCCCGCTCGGTGGCTTCGTGCTCGGTCACTATGCCGATAAGCGGGGGCGTCGCGCGGCATTGACGTTGACGATCTTCCTGATGGCAATCGGCTCGGCGGTCATTGCACTGGCGCCCAGCTATGCATCGATCGGACTGGCCGCGCCTGTGCTGGTCATTCTTGCCCGGCTGTTGCAAGGCTTTGCCCAAGGCGGCGAATTTGGTGCGGCTACGGCGACATTGCTGGAGACCGGCTCGGATAGCGCCCGCGGCTTTCGTGCAAGCTGGCAGCTCGCCAGCCAGGGTGCCGCCGCGCTGCTGGGCTCCGGCACTGCCGCCCTGCTCACCTATTCGCTCACGGACAGCCAACTGCTGGATTGGGGATGGCGCGTGCCGTTCCTGATCGGTACGCTTATCATGCCAGTCGGTATCTATTTGCGCAGGCATGTGGTCGACGAGCCGCACCAGGCACATGCAGAAAAGATCGCCGTTTTTGAACCGGCACTGGTGCGCAAATGGTTTCTTGTCGTATTTACCATCATGGGCACCACGGTCGCCACCTATGTGCTGACCTACTACATCCCGGTCTACTCAACCCAATATCTCAAGTTGCCGCATAAGCTCTCGATGTTGACCTCGATCGGCGCGGCAATCTGCTCGTTGGCGTTGTGTCCGATATGGGGCGCGCTCTCCGATAAGCTACAGCGCCGCAAGCCGCTGATTGTGTATGGACGCCTTGCGCTTATCGCTCTCCTCCATCCGGCATTCTGGTTGATGAACCAGTTCCCGATACTGCCGGTTGTCGTCGGCATGGTCATCATCATGATGTTCTTCTACACCATGGGCTCCGCGCCTGCCTATGCGCTGATGCCCGAGAATTTCCCCAAGCATGCGCGGGCCGGCTATCTGGGTAGCGCCTATGCCGTGGCCGTGGCGTCGTTTGGCGGCACGGCTCAACTCGTGGCGGCCTGGTTGATCAAGGTGACGGGGAACGTGATGGCGCCCGCCTGGTACATGATCGCCTGCCTCGCGATTTCCCTGCTCGCGGCATGCATGCTCACCGAGACCGGCAACACGAACTTGCGTCAGTAG